TACTTTTGTGTTAATCTACATAGCTTTTGTTGAAAAGTGGTCTAGAATGTTGCGAGTGAATGAGTCTGACTTGGGTGCGGTAGTGCCAGATGACCCTGGTGGGGCTAGGCTGCCGGAGAGTGGGAGGCAGCTCCGTATTGTGGATTTCTTTAAGCCGCTTGCAGGAGCTGTGGAAGGAGGGGAGCAGGCTGGAGTAAAGGCTTCGGTAGATGTTGCTGTGGGTAATCCCGGTCCACCCTTGACAAAGTCTTTTGCAAGGGTGGTGGGACGGTCACTGTCAGTTATTGAAGACTTGCCAGATCCGATAAAAGTCAGGAATTCTACAAAGGTGGGCATTCCCCAGGAGGCGTATGAGAAAGAGCTGCTTGGGCTCAATAATGCTTTGATAGAAAGAACTAATTTCCGGTTCATTACCTTGGACGAGATAAGGGCTGCTTTTAGAACTGCATGGAGATTAGAGGCGGGGGTGGTTCTATCGCCGCTGGGAAGGGGATTCTTTCTTGCCCGGTTTGAGAAGGAGGGAGATATGGCTGCTTTCTGGAAAAGAGGGTCCATGAGGGTGGGTTCTCAAACAATAACTTTCCAGCGTTGGAGTCCACGGTTTAATCCAAATGATAGATCGACGTCGACCAAGCTGGTCTGGATTAGATTCCCAGACCTTCCCTTGGAATATTGGAATGAGAAAATTATGTTATCGATGGCAAAAGCGGTGGGGAGGCCCGTGGCGATTGATGGTCGTACCAAACGTGTGATGTTTGGGAATTTCGCAAGAGCTCTGGTGGAGATCGATATTGATGGTGAAAGGACTAGTGAAATTCAGGTTGAACATATGCGGCTGGGCTCGAGTGATCCTTTTTGGTTTCACCAGAATATAGTTTATGAAGATGAGCTTGAGTGGTGCGAATTCTGCAAAAAGTTGGGACACTCATCAGAGAAGTGCAGAGCACAGGTGTGGCCTGAGGCTGCCGACGTTGGGAAGGAAGGTGATCGGAATGCAAACGTAGATTCAGAGTGGGAAGATGGCCGGAGGCGATGCCGGTGCAGCAGGAAGAGACGTGGTCAGGCTGACTTGTCTCCAGCGAATCTTGAGATCCGTCAGGATTTAGGAAACCCGATCCAAGGGGGGAATCCTAATCCAATCTCTCCTTTGTTGGAAAGATCTATTAGGCAAGTGGAGGATATTAGTAGGAAAGGTGATTCAGTTTCCAATTTAGGCAGATTGCATGACGTGGAGGACAGCAATCGAGAGGGTGGGAACTACGAGATTATTGGAAGTGTGGAGATGCTTAGAGAGGGTGGTATGCTGGAGGTGGT
This Telopea speciosissima isolate NSW1024214 ecotype Mountain lineage unplaced genomic scaffold, Tspe_v1 Tspe_v1.0154, whole genome shotgun sequence DNA region includes the following protein-coding sequences:
- the LOC122647778 gene encoding uncharacterized protein LOC122647778, translating into MLRVNESDLGAVVPDDPGGARLPESGRQLRIVDFFKPLAGAVEGGEQAGVKASVDVAVGNPGPPLTKSFARVVGRSLSVIEDLPDPIKVRNSTKVGIPQEAYEKELLGLNNALIERTNFRFITLDEIRAAFRTAWRLEAGVVLSPLGRGFFLARFEKEGDMAAFWKRGSMRVGSQTITFQRWSPRFNPNDRSTSTKLVWIRFPDLPLEYWNEKIMLSMAKAVGRPVAIDGRTKRVMFGNFARALVEIDIDGERTSEIQVEHMRLGSSDPFWFHQNIVYEDELEWCEFCKKLGHSSEKCRAQVWPEAADVGKEGDRNANVDSEWEDGRRRCRCSRKRRGQADLSPANLEIRQDLGNPIQGGNPNPISPLLERSIRQVEDISRKGDSVSNLGRLHDVEDSNREGGNYEIIGSVEMLREGGMLEVVDIGQAEVHHAGVEKADDAIRALEAREAANQ